The following proteins come from a genomic window of Salvia hispanica cultivar TCC Black 2014 chromosome 4, UniMelb_Shisp_WGS_1.0, whole genome shotgun sequence:
- the LOC125217826 gene encoding transcription factor MYB1-like, with translation MGRSPCCSKVGLRRGPWSTKEDTLLANFIQQNGEGQWRSLPKKAGLLRCGKSCRLRWMNYLRPGIKRGNISEDEEDLIVRLHGLLGNRWSLIAGRLPGRTDNEIKNYWNTHLQKKLNAAATPHKDLPNLAPNPKRSKKTKNSNATLSPPPPPPPPPAKEAEAASAPKIKVCVPKAIRVTPAFSRSSSYDSLASGASNSDSDCAPEKAAFMPVAWPSIFELDEGDYGVCGADDYFLNGGYILPVLNHSDSISSDVNMLDKVYDEYLQLL, from the exons ATGGGAAGATCTCCTTGCTGCTCCAAGGTTGGCCTCCGAAGAGGCCCTTGGTCCACTAAAGAAGACACTCTTCTCGCCAATTTCATTCAGCAAAACGGCGAAGGCCAATGGAGATCTCTCCCCAAGAAAGCTG GATTATTGAGATGCGGAAAGAGCTGCAGGCTAAGGTGGATGAACTACCTGAGGCCGGGGATAAAGCGGGGAAACATAagcgaggacgaggaggattTGATAGTACGCCTGCACGGGCTCCTTGGCAACCGCTGGTCCTTAATAGCCGGTAGATTGCCGGGTCGAACCGACAATGAGATCAAAAACTACTGGAACACGCACCTTCAGAAGAAGCTCAACGCCGCCGCTACCCCCCACAAGGACCTCCCCAACCTCGCCCCAAACCCCAAGAGAAGTAAGAAGACCAAGAATAGTAATGCCACCCTCTCTccccctcctcctccgccgccgccgccggccAAGGAAGCCGAGGCTGCTTCTGCGCCTAAGATAAAAGTTTGTGTGCCGAAGGCGATAAGGGTGACACCGGCGTTCTCGCGGAGCAGCAGCTACGACAGCCTGGCCAGCGGCGCATCCAACAGCGACAGCGACTGCGCGCCGGAGAAGGCGGCATTCATGCCGGTGGCGTGGCCGTCGATATTCGAGCTGGATGAGGGGGACTACGGGGTGTGCGGCGCCGACGATTATTTCCTCAACGGAGGGTATATTCTGCCGGTGCTTAATCACTCCGATTCAATCTCTAGCGATGTGAACATGTTGGACAAAGTCTACGATGAATATCTCCAGCTTCTGTAG